In Nissabacter sp. SGAir0207, the sequence GCACCTCTACATAATCCCCGGTGACGTCGCCGGGCGCCGGGATCGCTTCGTCGTCTTCAAAATAAAACTCGAAAGCGGTGACCAGCGCATCACGGGCCATTTCTAACGCCTCGTCGCGGGTGTGGCCCTGTGTCAGGGCTTCCGGGATATCCGGGAATGACACAATGTAGACGCCGTTATCTTTCTCTAAGGTTACTGGGTATCGCATATCATTAAGGTGAAACTGTTCGGGAAACCAGCCCCGGAGGGCTGGTTGTTTTCATTTAAGGCCAAGCTGTTTCAAAATCGATTTTCTTAGCCTTTCATTTAAC encodes:
- a CDS encoding type II toxin-antitoxin system HicB family antitoxin, which encodes MRYPVTLEKDNGVYIVSFPDIPEALTQGHTRDEALEMARDALVTAFEFYFEDDEAIPAPGDVTGDYVEVPASVAAKVLMLNTFKASRLTRVELAARMGIKKQEVSRIFDLRHTTKIDTIQSALSAMGRKLVLAAH